The DNA segment acttatcttAGTTCGTATCAATTTACTggaaattcaataaattaattagagttcaaaatattttctttatatacatacatatgtatttggattatagcttttttaatgtaattttgggCAAACAGGCATGAGGTTCACCTGAAGGAAAGAGACGCCGACCATGGACACTTGTCGCCGTCGAAGGCAAACTCAGCTTAACATCTTTAGAGTATCTCTTATATTCACAATCAATATCGCTTTAtccatagtaatattattaatgtaaaagccttgcgggccggcaaggcggggacggctagtacagaacattcttcccgactgtactggccgtcgtcgcgtttggactctactaccacttaccatcaggtggagtagagtcatttgccatcccggggcaaattaaaaaaaaaaatctctgacTCCGTTTGTCTACTACGATTTTACGGCTACACCActccatatattaaaaaaaaacacaatattacacatacataacaatataatttttacacttGAAAGACGAGTACAGTGaatttatgtaaaaagttattttccCTAAGATTTTATTAATGGCCTAAGTTGGCAAAAGTAGAGTTGTCTACGAGACGTTATTCAGAAGCTACGGCTACGCTTAGCTATATATCTACGAATAAGGTATGTATGAAGATGACAAATACTAATgtttctataagaaaaaaaatatcgtttacaTAAGTCTCatccgcccatagatattacaaccgtataaaatattaagctagCTTTgcaatattacaataaagtacATTAAAAACACCAAAGTTGATTTTGTAATCTAATACAATACCTTgctcttaaaaattaaaatttgggtCTTTTTGTTAGCGTGTCGTGTcagtaaatatttagtaataatataggCATTGAAGCATTATTTTTACtgacattctatttttaaaaaatattattaggaaTTGTCACCATTGACATATTAttaagctttaattttattacacattttattaatcCATAAAAACAATGAGTAATACTGAAAGGCAGGCAAATTTTTTTATACCATCGATTTCTGatctgataaaattaataaaaatagattcaaTTTATGCAAAGTCTAATCCATGTTCAACCACAAATAGCCCAAGGAAAGATAATTATGCACCGTGTCCAGCACCAGCAGACAAAGCGGGAGGCGATGCACCGCCGTCACAAAAATGTACATGTCGGGGTCCAGAAGCCACGAAATCGGCAAGCGACCGCGGAATTACTGGTGCTGGCGTAACAGGATCACGAACCAGTTGCGTTTCTGAGAGGGACAAAGAACATGCTCTTCCAGAAGGAGCATCCAATCCCGGCTTGCTGCGATACATACACAATGCTGCGCGATACAGAATACCGCAATGCTTCGAAGGTGCTTGTGTATCACTCAAACAAAGTGCTAAGAATAATTGGGTTTTGGGACACTCTATGTCATTTAGTTCGGTATCACCAGGTGGATACAAGGTATTATTGTCATATGtggataaaaataatgtaatgggATTACCCTACTTCGTATTGGAGGCAGCACCAGGTGGTCAGATGAGTTGTGAACTTCGCGTTGGCCCAACACAAGGAACACGAGCCACAGTAGTTGCACAGTTAGCTGAAGCAGAGATATACAGCTTTGAGAGTATTTTCGATGCGTACTTTAATAACTTTACTGCATCTGTTATTACTgtgaataaagaatttattgCCCTGCATTATTTACAAGTAAGTGTTAAGAATATCCCTAACGTTCggaaacaattaatatttattattattattatttttactaaattgtattaaatataattatgtataatattttatattttttgtacgtGTAATATTTTTCGCAGGCCATAACAAATAAGATATCTCTCGGTGCGGAGGTTGTGGCGAGAGGCCATGCCGTGGAACTGAGCTCGGCTTCCGGTGCGGCGCGCTGGGTCAGCGACGACCACTCCGTCAGCGCAACGCTAGGAAACAGAGGCTTAGATTTGTGCTATGCAAAAGCCATTAAGCCTTTCCTCACAGTTGCAGCTATGTTGGAGGTAGTAAGATAAAACCGtatttctgtaaaaataatttttattatttatgaatatagttTAGATGGGCAAGAAGATCAAAaaagagaagaaaaaaaaaaaaaaaaaaaaaaaaaaaaaaaaaaaaaaaaaaaaaaaaaaaaagccgagatggccctgtggtaagaacgcgtgtatcttaaccgatgatcgtgggttcaaacccgggcaagcaccactgaattttcatgtgcttaatttgtgattataattcatctcgtgctttacggtgaaggaaaacatcgtgaggaaacctgcatgtgtctaatttcactgaaattctgccacatgtgaattctaccaacccgcattggagcagcgtggtggaataagctccaaaccttctcctctaaaaagaggagaggaggcctttagcccagcagtgggacattcacaggctgttacggacggttACGGGCAAGAAGATCGCGCGGATATCCGAAGATGCGCCACTAGAtttttaagtgcttaatttgcgtttctAATTCATCTTCTGCATGTGACGAATAAAATTATGTCCCATGTGTTCATTAATCCATGttagaacagcgtggtggaaaaagctccaagcccttttacaattaattctcaattacatttttacttaatattaaagagAATAATGGGTCTAAACGTTTCAATTAATGatgttatgatatatttaaaatttaatgtatggaCTTTCGatgtaaattgataaatattaagttactcGTTGATTAGGTAGGTTTTGCGATACGTCGAGCGGTAGCGACGTTGGCCTACGAGTGGCACACAGATCAATGGACAGTCCGGAGCTCGGTGGACTCCGACGGACTTGTTGGCGCCACGCTGCAGAGAGCACTGGGGGGCAAGAACGCTCAGCTCGCTTGCGCCGTGTCAGCACTTCTTAATCATCCTAATGACAAATTTCGACTTGGCTTTGGCGTAACCGCAACTATTATTTAacatgtaaaatgtttttattattatatatagagaaATGTgtgtaaaacttaattaatgaatt comes from the Nymphalis io chromosome 1, ilAglIoxx1.1, whole genome shotgun sequence genome and includes:
- the LOC126769733 gene encoding mitochondrial import receptor subunit TOM40 homolog, with product MSNTERQANFFIPSISDLIKLIKIDSIYAKSNPCSTTNSPRKDNYAPCPAPADKAGGDAPPSQKCTCRGPEATKSASDRGITGAGVTGSRTSCVSERDKEHALPEGASNPGLLRYIHNAARYRIPQCFEGACVSLKQSAKNNWVLGHSMSFSSVSPGGYKVLLSYVDKNNVMGLPYFVLEAAPGGQMSCELRVGPTQGTRATVVAQLAEAEIYSFESIFDAYFNNFTASVITVNKEFIALHYLQAITNKISLGAEVVARGHAVELSSASGAARWVSDDHSVSATLGNRGLDLCYAKAIKPFLTVAAMLEVGFAIRRAVATLAYEWHTDQWTVRSSVDSDGLVGATLQRALGGKNAQLACAVSALLNHPNDKFRLGFGVTATII